A section of the Clostridium omnivorum genome encodes:
- the citX gene encoding citrate lyase holo-[acyl-carrier protein] synthase: protein MIKVNAEQILLAREKRVEIQNYISARFGLPILVVRVNYPGLDRDNNVTRGIANYIKDEISVSFANNIIYSQLIFTAEGPIYIAAIKDTPTHIKETSIKIEEKHPLGRLVDIDVYDSEGNGISRGELGYAMRKCYLCNDIAQCCVRSRKHSIEEVIEYINNKYQEFVCHGDVSLGT from the coding sequence ATGATAAAAGTAAATGCAGAGCAAATACTATTGGCCAGAGAAAAGCGAGTAGAAATCCAAAATTATATCTCTGCCAGATTTGGCTTGCCAATCTTAGTAGTAAGGGTAAACTACCCAGGACTTGATAGAGACAATAATGTTACTAGAGGAATAGCAAATTATATAAAAGATGAAATAAGTGTTTCTTTTGCAAATAATATTATATACAGTCAGCTAATATTTACAGCTGAAGGCCCAATTTATATTGCTGCTATTAAGGATACACCAACTCATATAAAAGAGACATCAATAAAAATAGAGGAAAAACATCCTTTGGGCAGACTTGTGGATATAGACGTATACGATAGTGAAGGAAATGGCATAAGCAGAGGGGAACTTGGCTATGCTATGAGAAAGTGCTATTTATGTAATGACATTGCGCAATGCTGTGTAAGATCCAGAAAACATAGCATTGAGGAAGTGATTGAATATATAAATAATAAATATCAGGAGTTTGTGTGCCACGGGGACGTTTCGCTTGGCACATAG
- the citC gene encoding [citrate (pro-3S)-lyase] ligase, translating into MFGIQVEKVNLNSETERKEVDDFLRGYDLILDKDVDYTLVMRENNVIKATCSKARNVLKCFAVSDEWRGEGVTATLISALVDILFEQGIYHCFIFTKPDKVEIFSSLNFKLIHAAKDVALLESGMTDINRYLKNMKEKYKLLDEEKAAIVMNCNPFTLGHKYLIEEAAAKEKHVLIFMVEEDRSLFPFKARYEIVKKGVSHLKNVTVIPGGEYIISSATFPSYFLREESKKLKAYTELDAAIFGKYFCKSLNIKRRYVGTEPYCKVTNAYNETLDETLKQYGVELELIERKSYKGEEISASRVRNLIKSGNIEELKEIVPEVTYEFLKTDMGREIVEKIKHSNSPH; encoded by the coding sequence ATGTTTGGTATTCAAGTTGAAAAAGTTAATTTAAACAGTGAAACCGAAAGAAAAGAAGTTGATGACTTCTTAAGAGGTTATGATTTAATACTAGATAAAGATGTGGATTACACATTAGTTATGAGAGAAAATAATGTAATAAAAGCTACCTGCTCAAAGGCTAGAAATGTTTTAAAATGTTTTGCAGTAAGTGATGAATGGAGAGGAGAAGGAGTAACAGCCACTCTTATTTCCGCACTAGTAGATATACTCTTTGAACAGGGAATTTATCATTGCTTTATATTTACAAAGCCAGATAAAGTAGAAATATTTTCTTCATTAAATTTTAAACTCATCCATGCAGCTAAGGATGTAGCGCTTCTTGAGAGCGGCATGACGGATATAAACAGATATCTTAAGAATATGAAAGAAAAGTATAAGCTTTTGGATGAAGAAAAAGCAGCTATAGTTATGAATTGCAATCCATTTACTTTGGGGCATAAATATCTTATAGAAGAAGCTGCTGCAAAGGAAAAGCATGTATTGATATTTATGGTTGAGGAAGACAGATCCTTATTTCCATTCAAAGCAAGGTATGAAATTGTAAAAAAGGGAGTTTCTCATCTTAAGAATGTTACAGTGATACCAGGTGGAGAATACATTATATCTTCTGCAACCTTTCCTTCTTATTTTTTAAGAGAGGAAAGCAAGAAGCTTAAGGCTTATACTGAGCTGGATGCTGCTATATTTGGAAAATACTTTTGCAAAAGTCTTAATATAAAAAGAAGGTATGTTGGTACAGAGCCTTATTGCAAAGTAACAAATGCCTATAATGAAACTTTAGATGAAACATTAAAACAATATGGGGTAGAGCTTGAGCTTATTGAAAGAAAAAGTTACAAAGGAGAGGAAATAAGCGCCTCTAGAGTTAGAAATCTTATTAAAAGCGGCAATATTGAAGAGCTTAAGGAAATAGTTCCTGAGGTAACTTATGAATTTCTAAAAACAGATATGGGGAGGGAAATTGTGGAGAAAATAAAACACAGCAATTCTCCTCATTAG
- the citF gene encoding citrate lyase subunit alpha, translated as MKNILGRELPEYIEGFGEVVPFKGAFSNMGIKEKKGVKVSTVSPGENKVLNSIDEALDKAGIKDGMTISFHHHLRNGDYVINMVLDAIAKRGIKDITVAASSIFPVHAPMVDHIKNGVVTGIYANYMSGPVAEAVSRGELKKVAVMQTHGGRPRAIESGELHIDIAFIGAPTADTYGNINGVQGKSACGALGYAVPDAEYADKVIAITDNLVPYPACPIEITQIYVDYVLVVESIGDPNGIVSGTTKITKDPVGLKIAKMTSEVIKASGLVKDGMSFQTGAGGTALAVAAELKEIMKNEGVVGSFAAGGTTAYIVEMLEEGLFRNIFDVQCFDLKAVESYRDNPKHQPMSASMYGNPHNKGAVVNNLDVMILGATEIDVNFNVNVTTSSSGVIMGGSGGHSDTAAGSKLAIVVTNLMKARLPIIKDSVTTVTTPGESIDVIVTERGIAVNPKREDLIEKLKATNLPVMTINELKTMAEKMTGVPKPIELDDKIVAVVEYRDGTIIDVVKKIK; from the coding sequence ATGAAAAATATACTAGGCAGAGAACTTCCTGAGTATATAGAGGGCTTTGGAGAGGTTGTTCCTTTTAAGGGAGCCTTTTCGAATATGGGAATTAAAGAGAAAAAGGGAGTTAAGGTAAGTACTGTTTCACCAGGAGAAAATAAGGTACTTAATTCTATAGATGAAGCACTTGATAAAGCAGGAATAAAAGATGGAATGACAATCTCCTTCCACCATCATTTGAGAAATGGTGATTATGTAATAAACATGGTACTAGATGCTATTGCTAAAAGAGGAATTAAAGACATTACTGTTGCAGCAAGCTCAATATTCCCTGTGCATGCTCCAATGGTAGATCATATTAAAAATGGAGTAGTAACAGGAATATATGCAAATTATATGTCAGGACCTGTTGCAGAAGCAGTTTCAAGAGGAGAACTTAAAAAGGTTGCTGTAATGCAGACCCATGGAGGAAGACCAAGAGCAATAGAAAGCGGAGAGTTACATATAGATATAGCATTTATTGGAGCTCCGACAGCTGATACTTATGGAAACATAAATGGTGTACAGGGAAAATCAGCCTGCGGTGCACTAGGTTATGCAGTACCAGATGCTGAATATGCAGACAAAGTAATAGCAATTACAGATAATCTTGTACCATATCCAGCATGTCCTATTGAAATAACTCAAATATATGTTGACTATGTTCTAGTAGTTGAATCAATAGGTGATCCAAATGGAATAGTATCTGGAACTACAAAGATAACAAAAGATCCTGTAGGACTTAAGATAGCTAAAATGACATCTGAAGTTATAAAAGCATCCGGCCTGGTTAAGGATGGCATGTCCTTCCAAACAGGAGCAGGTGGAACAGCTCTTGCTGTGGCAGCTGAATTAAAGGAAATAATGAAAAATGAAGGTGTAGTTGGAAGCTTTGCAGCTGGAGGAACTACAGCTTATATAGTTGAAATGCTTGAAGAAGGGCTTTTTAGAAATATATTTGATGTGCAATGCTTTGACTTAAAAGCAGTAGAATCCTATAGAGATAATCCTAAGCATCAGCCAATGTCTGCATCTATGTACGGGAATCCACACAATAAGGGTGCTGTAGTTAATAATCTTGATGTAATGATACTTGGAGCTACTGAAATTGATGTAAACTTTAATGTAAATGTAACTACAAGCTCCAGCGGAGTTATTATGGGTGGTTCAGGCGGACACAGTGACACTGCTGCAGGCTCAAAGCTTGCTATAGTTGTAACAAACTTAATGAAAGCAAGACTTCCAATAATAAAGGATAGCGTTACAACAGTTACAACTCCTGGAGAAAGCATAGATGTAATAGTAACAGAAAGAGGAATAGCTGTAAATCCAAAGAGAGAAGACCTTATTGAAAAGCTAAAAGCTACAAATCTTCCTGTAATGACTATTAATGAGCTTAAGACCATGGCTGAAAAAATGACTGGAGTACCAAAGCCTATTGAACTTGATGATAAAATAGTAGCCGTTGTTGAATATAGAGATGGAACCATTATAGACGTAGTTAAAAAAATAAAGTAA
- a CDS encoding HpcH/HpaI aldolase/citrate lyase family protein, which produces MKKLRRTMLFMPGNNPGMLQNAAILGADSIILDLEDAVSLTEKDSARVLVREAIKNVDYSNVEVVVRVNPLDTEFGKEDVNVISRVKPDTLMVPKADEEEIKIVDEMLNAIEKEEGFEAGSIKIIPLVETAYGLENVYNIIKASKRVVGILLGGEDLTADLGIKRTKEGQEIFYARNKVATACKALRVDAIDTPFTDTNDYEGLKADTARAKSLGMTGKSSINPRQIDTIHSVFAPTEPEIKHALRVLDAMEEAKKEGKGVFSLDGKMVDAPIINRAITTVELAKLLGLIR; this is translated from the coding sequence ATGAAAAAATTGAGAAGAACAATGCTTTTTATGCCAGGAAACAATCCAGGTATGCTTCAAAATGCAGCTATACTTGGAGCGGATTCTATAATACTTGACTTAGAAGATGCTGTTAGCCTTACAGAAAAGGACAGCGCAAGAGTACTTGTAAGAGAAGCTATAAAGAATGTGGACTATTCAAATGTAGAGGTAGTAGTAAGAGTTAATCCTCTAGATACCGAGTTTGGAAAAGAGGACGTTAATGTTATTTCAAGAGTAAAACCTGATACATTAATGGTACCAAAGGCTGACGAAGAAGAGATAAAAATAGTTGATGAAATGCTAAATGCTATAGAAAAAGAAGAAGGCTTTGAAGCAGGCTCCATTAAAATAATACCACTAGTAGAAACTGCATACGGATTAGAAAATGTATATAATATTATAAAGGCTTCTAAAAGAGTAGTTGGTATCCTTTTAGGAGGAGAAGATTTAACTGCAGACTTAGGTATAAAGAGAACTAAGGAAGGTCAGGAAATTTTCTATGCAAGAAATAAGGTTGCTACTGCATGTAAGGCGCTAAGGGTTGATGCAATAGACACTCCATTTACAGATACAAATGACTATGAGGGATTAAAGGCTGATACAGCTAGGGCTAAGAGCCTTGGAATGACAGGAAAGTCTTCAATAAATCCAAGACAAATTGATACAATACATTCAGTATTTGCTCCAACCGAACCTGAAATAAAGCATGCGCTTAGAGTATTAGATGCTATGGAAGAAGCAAAGAAAGAAGGAAAGGGTGTATTCTCCTTAGATGGGAAAATGGTAGATGCACCAATCATAAATAGAGCAATTACAACTGTTGAATTAGCAAAGCTACTTGGATTAATAAGATAG
- the citD gene encoding citrate lyase acyl carrier protein, with protein MKITKVAKAGTLESNDILVMVMPNENSGIELQLESIVMKQFGDQIEKVINDKVREMGIEDIVIKAQDKGALDYTIGARVETAIKRAL; from the coding sequence ATGAAAATAACTAAGGTTGCTAAAGCTGGTACATTAGAATCCAACGACATACTAGTTATGGTTATGCCAAACGAAAACAGTGGAATAGAGCTTCAGCTTGAAAGCATAGTTATGAAACAATTTGGAGACCAAATTGAAAAAGTTATAAATGATAAAGTTAGGGAAATGGGTATTGAAGATATAGTAATTAAGGCGCAAGATAAAGGTGCTTTAGATTATACCATAGGAGCTAGAGTAGAAACTGCTATAAAAAGAGCTCTTTAA
- a CDS encoding Fe-S-containing hydro-lyase — protein MEKKITTPLTEDKVKDLKAGDTVLITGTIYTARDAAHKRLVELLDKGEELPIDVKDSIIYFVGPTPAKPGMAIGSAGPTTSYRMDAYSPRLLDIGLRGMIGKGLRSKEVVDSIVKNKAIYFAAIGGAAALIGKSVQKADLVAYEDLGAEAIRKLEVKDLPVVVVIDSEGNNLYEIGQREYLDSLNK, from the coding sequence ATGGAAAAGAAAATAACTACTCCATTAACTGAGGATAAGGTTAAAGATTTAAAGGCTGGAGACACTGTACTTATTACAGGAACAATTTACACTGCAAGAGATGCAGCTCATAAGAGATTAGTTGAGCTTTTAGATAAGGGAGAAGAACTTCCTATAGATGTTAAAGATTCAATAATATATTTTGTTGGACCAACACCTGCAAAACCAGGCATGGCTATAGGTTCAGCAGGACCAACTACAAGCTATAGAATGGATGCTTATTCACCTAGACTTCTTGATATTGGTTTAAGGGGCATGATAGGAAAAGGACTTAGATCAAAAGAAGTTGTTGATTCTATAGTAAAGAATAAGGCAATTTATTTTGCTGCTATTGGTGGTGCTGCGGCACTAATAGGAAAATCAGTACAAAAGGCTGATTTAGTTGCATATGAAGATTTAGGTGCAGAAGCAATTAGAAAGCTTGAAGTAAAGGACCTTCCTGTAGTTGTTGTAATAGACAGTGAAGGAAACAATCTTTATGAAATAGGTCAAAGAGAATATTTAGATAGTTTAAATAAATAA
- a CDS encoding fumarate hydratase codes for MREINVQEITKEVARLCIEANYYLSEDIKKSLEAAYESESWAIGKDIIGKILENAGIAKRENMPMCQDTGFTVVFVELGQDVHLTNGNIEDAINEGVRRGYTEGYLRKSVVKDPLDRVNTKDNTPAVIHYNIVPGDKVKITVAPKGFGSENMSKLKMLKPSDGVEGVKEFILQTVKEAGPNPCPPIIVGVGVGGTFEKATFLAKKSLLRPVDKHNSNPMYAELEKELLEKINSLGIGPQGFGGRTTALSVNIESYPTHIAGLPVAVNISCHATRHAEAEI; via the coding sequence ATGAGAGAAATAAATGTTCAAGAAATTACTAAAGAAGTTGCAAGACTTTGTATAGAAGCAAATTACTATCTTTCTGAGGATATAAAAAAGAGCCTTGAAGCAGCTTATGAAAGTGAAAGCTGGGCAATAGGAAAGGACATCATAGGAAAGATTCTTGAAAATGCAGGAATAGCAAAAAGAGAAAATATGCCTATGTGCCAGGATACAGGTTTTACAGTAGTGTTTGTAGAGCTAGGTCAGGATGTACATTTAACTAACGGAAACATTGAAGATGCTATTAATGAAGGAGTTAGAAGAGGTTATACAGAAGGTTATTTAAGAAAATCTGTAGTTAAAGATCCTCTTGATAGAGTTAATACAAAAGATAATACACCAGCTGTTATTCATTATAATATAGTTCCTGGTGATAAGGTTAAAATAACTGTAGCTCCTAAGGGCTTTGGATCAGAAAATATGAGTAAGCTTAAAATGCTTAAACCTTCAGATGGAGTAGAGGGTGTTAAGGAATTTATACTTCAAACTGTAAAAGAAGCAGGACCAAATCCATGTCCACCAATAATAGTTGGAGTTGGCGTTGGCGGTACTTTTGAAAAAGCAACTTTCTTAGCTAAAAAGTCCTTATTAAGACCAGTGGATAAACATAATTCTAACCCAATGTATGCAGAGCTTGAAAAGGAACTATTAGAAAAGATAAACAGTCTAGGAATCGGACCTCAAGGCTTCGGAGGAAGAACAACAGCACTTTCTGTTAATATAGAAAGCTATCCTACACATATAGCAGGTCTTCCAGTAGCGGTAAATATAAGCTGCCATGCTACAAGACATGCTGAAGCTGAAATATAG
- a CDS encoding methylaspartate ammonia-lyase, protein MKIVDVVCSGGRTGFYFDDQRAIKKGAKHDGFTYVGEPVTEGFKAVRVAGESISVMLILEDGQVAFGDCAAVQYSGAGGRDPLFLAGDFIPVIEEEIAPKLIGRELTSFKELAEEFDHMTINGKRLHTAIRYGITQAILDAVAKAKKVTMAEVVRDEYNTGVDIKRIPIFTQSGDDRYDNADKMIIKNADVMPHALINHVEDKLGSKGEKLLAYVQWLRDRVLKLRTSEEYNPVFHIDVYGTIGVAFNNDIKAMADYLKTLEDAAKPFHLRIEGPMDVEHRERQMEALRDLTAELDNRGINVELVADEWCNTYEDVKFFADNKSGHMLQIKTPDLGGVNNIIESILYCKKMGVGAYCGGTCNETNRSAEVTTNIAVACGADQCLAKPGMGVDEGYMIVNNEMNRVVALVNRRKNK, encoded by the coding sequence ATGAAAATAGTTGATGTTGTATGTTCAGGTGGAAGAACAGGTTTCTACTTTGACGATCAAAGAGCAATTAAAAAAGGAGCTAAGCATGATGGCTTTACTTATGTTGGAGAGCCAGTAACAGAAGGTTTTAAGGCTGTAAGAGTAGCTGGAGAATCCATATCTGTTATGCTTATACTTGAAGATGGTCAAGTAGCTTTTGGAGATTGCGCAGCAGTTCAATATTCAGGAGCAGGCGGAAGAGACCCACTTTTCCTAGCAGGAGACTTCATACCAGTTATAGAAGAAGAAATAGCTCCAAAGCTAATAGGAAGAGAACTTACTAGCTTCAAAGAATTAGCTGAAGAATTTGATCACATGACTATTAATGGAAAGAGACTTCATACAGCTATTAGATATGGAATAACTCAAGCAATACTTGATGCAGTAGCAAAAGCTAAAAAAGTTACTATGGCAGAAGTAGTAAGAGATGAGTACAATACTGGAGTAGATATAAAGAGGATTCCAATATTCACTCAATCAGGTGATGATAGATATGACAATGCTGACAAGATGATAATTAAGAATGCTGATGTAATGCCACACGCATTAATTAACCATGTAGAAGATAAACTAGGCTCTAAGGGAGAAAAACTTCTTGCTTATGTTCAGTGGTTAAGAGATAGAGTGTTAAAGCTAAGAACTAGTGAAGAGTATAATCCAGTATTCCACATTGACGTATATGGAACAATCGGAGTTGCATTCAACAATGATATAAAGGCAATGGCTGATTACCTTAAGACTCTTGAAGATGCAGCTAAGCCATTCCACCTAAGAATCGAAGGACCAATGGATGTTGAACACAGAGAAAGACAAATGGAAGCACTTAGAGACTTAACAGCTGAGCTTGATAACAGAGGAATAAATGTTGAGCTAGTTGCTGATGAATGGTGCAACACTTACGAAGATGTTAAATTCTTTGCTGATAATAAATCAGGACACATGCTTCAAATAAAGACTCCAGACCTTGGTGGAGTAAACAATATAATAGAATCAATCCTATACTGCAAGAAGATGGGTGTTGGAGCATACTGCGGAGGAACTTGTAACGAAACAAACAGATCTGCAGAAGTTACAACAAATATAGCTGTAGCTTGTGGAGCAGACCAATGTCTTGCTAAGCCAGGTATGGGTGTTGATGAAGGATATATGATAGTTAACAATGAAATGAATAGAGTAGTAGCATTAGTAAATAGAAGAAAGAATAAATAA
- a CDS encoding methylaspartate mutase subunit E produces the protein MDLKNKKWTNDEFFNTREQVLRQWPTGKDVDLDKAIDYLKKVPEHKSFPLKLKKAKEAGITLAQPRAGVALIDEHIELLTFLQDVGGADLLPSTIDSYTRQNRYDECEVGIKESISAGRSLLNGFPGVNHGVAGCKRVFEAVELPLQARHGTPDARLLSEIIHASGWTSNEGGGISYNIPYAKSVSIEKTLLDWQYCDRLVGFYEEQGISINREPFGPLTGTLVPPSTSNAVAIIESLLAAEQGVKNITVGYGQCGNIIQDVAAIRALEEQCNEYLKSRGYNVFLTTVFHQWMGGFPQDEAKAFGVISTGAATAALAGATKVIVKTPHEAIGIPTKEANAQGIKATKMTLNLLQGQRLPMSKELETEIAVIKAETKCMLDKVYELGNGDLAVGTVKAFAAGVIDIPFAPSKYNAGKMFPARDNNGAVRYLALGNIPFTKELKDYNMRKLEERARFEGRSVSFQMSIDDIFAVGKGVLIGRPEK, from the coding sequence GTGGATTTAAAAAATAAAAAATGGACCAATGATGAGTTTTTCAATACTAGGGAGCAAGTTTTAAGACAATGGCCAACAGGGAAAGATGTAGATCTAGATAAAGCTATAGATTATTTAAAGAAAGTTCCAGAACATAAGAGCTTTCCATTAAAGCTTAAAAAAGCTAAAGAAGCAGGAATAACTTTAGCACAACCAAGAGCAGGAGTTGCTCTAATTGATGAACATATAGAATTATTAACATTTCTTCAAGATGTGGGAGGAGCAGATTTACTTCCTTCTACAATAGATAGTTATACAAGACAAAATAGATACGATGAATGTGAAGTTGGTATAAAAGAAAGTATATCAGCAGGACGTTCATTATTAAATGGATTCCCAGGAGTAAATCACGGTGTAGCAGGTTGTAAAAGAGTCTTTGAAGCAGTTGAACTTCCACTTCAGGCAAGACATGGTACACCAGACGCTAGACTATTATCTGAAATAATTCATGCTTCCGGATGGACTTCTAATGAAGGAGGAGGAATTTCCTACAACATTCCTTATGCAAAAAGCGTAAGTATTGAAAAGACTTTATTAGATTGGCAATATTGTGATAGACTTGTTGGTTTTTATGAAGAGCAAGGTATTTCAATAAATAGAGAACCATTTGGTCCATTAACTGGAACTTTAGTACCTCCAAGTACTTCAAATGCAGTTGCTATAATAGAATCACTACTAGCTGCTGAACAAGGAGTTAAGAATATAACAGTAGGTTATGGACAATGTGGTAACATAATTCAAGACGTAGCTGCTATAAGAGCACTTGAAGAGCAATGTAATGAATATTTAAAGAGCAGAGGCTATAATGTATTCCTTACTACAGTATTCCATCAATGGATGGGAGGATTCCCACAAGATGAAGCTAAGGCATTTGGAGTTATATCAACAGGAGCGGCAACTGCAGCACTAGCAGGAGCTACAAAGGTTATAGTAAAAACTCCTCACGAAGCTATAGGTATACCAACAAAAGAAGCTAATGCTCAAGGTATAAAGGCTACAAAGATGACATTAAACCTTCTTCAAGGACAAAGACTTCCAATGTCAAAGGAATTAGAAACAGAAATAGCTGTTATAAAAGCAGAAACAAAGTGCATGCTTGATAAGGTTTATGAATTAGGTAATGGAGACCTAGCTGTAGGAACTGTTAAAGCTTTTGCAGCAGGTGTTATAGATATACCATTTGCACCAAGCAAATACAATGCAGGTAAAATGTTCCCAGCAAGAGATAACAATGGTGCTGTAAGATACCTAGCACTTGGAAACATTCCTTTCACAAAAGAATTAAAAGATTACAATATGAGAAAGCTAGAAGAAAGAGCTAGATTTGAAGGAAGAAGTGTAAGCTTCCAAATGTCAATTGATGATATCTTTGCCGTTGGTAAGGGTGTATTAATAGGAAGACCAGAGAAATAA
- the glmL gene encoding methylaspartate mutase accessory protein GlmL: MKAYLLIDFGSTYTKLTAVDIENEEILATAKDITTVDSDIMVGFNKAYEKLLEQLNGKDVEFVNKLACSSAAGGLKMIAVGLVPELTAEAAKRAALGAGARVLKVYSFELTLKEIEEIKNSNLDIILLAGGTDGGNKDCIIHNANMLARAGVKLPIVVAGNKVAEDEIIRIFDEAGMYYRVTENVMPRLNHLNVEPAREEIRKIFMNKIVEAKGMKSAESFISGILMPTPAAVLKAARVLSEGSDKEEGIGDLVVVDIGGATTDIHSLADGEPTKVGVDLRGLEEPFAKRTVEGDLGMRYSALSLWEAAGTRKVQKYLQDKSFNVEENCKYRSENIRMVPQTEEEIKFDEAMAKVATDMAMERHVGIVETVYTPMGNVYTQTGKDLMELKYLIGTGGVLVHSKNPKEILKAGTFDMNNPTYLKPQHPEYLLDKTYILSAMGLLAEELPDMAVRIMKRYLVKLS; the protein is encoded by the coding sequence GTGAAAGCATATTTGCTTATAGACTTTGGCAGTACCTATACTAAACTTACTGCAGTTGATATTGAAAATGAAGAAATACTTGCTACTGCAAAGGATATTACAACTGTAGATAGTGATATTATGGTAGGTTTTAATAAAGCCTATGAGAAATTATTGGAACAGCTTAATGGTAAGGATGTTGAGTTTGTAAATAAGCTTGCTTGTTCATCAGCAGCTGGTGGACTAAAAATGATAGCTGTAGGACTTGTACCGGAACTTACTGCTGAAGCAGCAAAGAGAGCAGCATTAGGAGCAGGTGCTAGGGTACTTAAAGTATATAGCTTTGAACTTACCTTAAAAGAAATCGAAGAAATTAAAAATTCAAATTTAGATATAATACTTCTTGCTGGTGGTACAGATGGAGGCAATAAAGATTGCATAATTCACAATGCTAACATGCTTGCAAGAGCAGGAGTAAAACTTCCTATAGTAGTTGCAGGTAATAAGGTTGCAGAAGATGAAATCATAAGGATATTTGATGAAGCTGGTATGTACTATAGAGTAACTGAAAATGTAATGCCAAGATTAAATCATCTAAATGTAGAACCTGCAAGAGAAGAAATTAGAAAAATATTCATGAATAAAATTGTTGAAGCAAAAGGCATGAAGAGTGCTGAAAGCTTCATAAGTGGAATATTGATGCCTACACCTGCTGCAGTGCTTAAAGCTGCAAGGGTGCTAAGTGAAGGCAGTGATAAAGAAGAAGGCATTGGAGATTTAGTAGTTGTAGATATTGGTGGAGCTACCACTGATATTCACTCTCTAGCTGACGGTGAACCTACAAAAGTAGGAGTTGACTTAAGAGGACTTGAAGAACCATTTGCCAAGAGAACCGTTGAAGGAGATTTAGGAATGAGATATTCAGCGCTTTCACTTTGGGAAGCTGCTGGAACTAGAAAAGTTCAAAAATACCTTCAAGATAAAAGCTTTAATGTAGAAGAAAATTGTAAATATAGATCTGAAAATATTAGAATGGTGCCTCAAACTGAAGAGGAAATAAAGTTCGATGAAGCTATGGCTAAGGTTGCCACTGATATGGCTATGGAGAGACATGTAGGAATTGTAGAAACAGTGTATACCCCAATGGGAAACGTTTATACTCAAACTGGTAAGGATTTAATGGAGCTAAAGTATTTAATAGGAACTGGCGGAGTTTTAGTTCACAGTAAAAATCCAAAGGAAATACTGAAGGCTGGAACCTTCGATATGAATAATCCAACCTACTTAAAGCCGCAGCATCCAGAATATCTTTTAGATAAAACGTATATTCTATCTGCAATGGGACTTCTAGCAGAAGAGCTTCCAGATATGGCAGTAAGAATTATGAAAAGATATTTAGTAAAATTGAGTTAA
- the glmS gene encoding methylaspartate mutase subunit S translates to MKTIVLGVIGADCHAVGNKILDYALTEAGYNVVNIGVLSPQEDFINAAVETSADAILVSSLYGHGEIDCRGLREKCDEAGLKGIKLYVGGNIVVGKQNWEDVHKRFIEMGFDRVYGPGTSTEIAIRDLREDIGQ, encoded by the coding sequence ATGAAAACTATAGTCCTTGGAGTAATTGGAGCAGATTGCCACGCTGTTGGAAACAAAATACTTGATTATGCATTAACTGAAGCTGGCTACAATGTGGTAAATATTGGAGTTTTATCACCACAAGAAGACTTTATAAATGCAGCGGTTGAAACTAGTGCTGATGCAATATTAGTATCTTCACTTTATGGCCATGGCGAAATCGACTGCAGAGGTCTAAGAGAAAAATGTGATGAAGCAGGATTAAAGGGAATCAAACTATATGTAGGTGGAAACATCGTTGTTGGAAAGCAAAATTGGGAAGATGTTCATAAGAGATTTATAGAAATGGGTTTTGACAGAGTATATGGACCAGGAACATCAACTGAAATTGCTATAAGAGATTTAAGAGAAGATATAGGACAGTAA